A portion of the Drosophila innubila isolate TH190305 chromosome 3L unlocalized genomic scaffold, UK_Dinn_1.0 0_D_3L, whole genome shotgun sequence genome contains these proteins:
- the LOC117788452 gene encoding uncharacterized protein LOC117788452, protein MAENCPKCKKSINSKDAIIICNSDDCLKKFHRTCVNIDDAMYDLIQKNPMISFNCDECRNQSPKALSAKLHTIEEKVNKVCNGVNQIQGRMYQQYFQFGNQPVNNLDGKKHPQQNNLIVVGNNCNSDRLQVVCDYGRWVQVGKFATNTSEDDIIEHLAEELKINKNLVKCTKLVKNDANLSQLSYCKFKISIPDYRFNELFNEAIWPSGVMVSPFTPRSQLNQNRI, encoded by the coding sequence ATGGCCGAAAATTGCCCAAAATGCAAGAAATCAATCAACTCGAAGGATGCAATCATCATATGCAATTCGGATGACTGCCTGAAGAAGTTCCACCGTACATGTGTCAATATCGACGATGCGATGTATGATTTGATACAGAAGAATCCAATGATATCATTTAACTGTGATGAGTGCAGAAATCAATCGCCAAAGGCATTATCCGCCAAGCTGCACACCATCGAGGAGAAGGTGAACAAGGTGTGCAATGGCGTTAATCAAATCCAGGGACGGATGTACCAGCAGTATTTCCAATTTGGCAACCAGCCGGTTAACAATCTCGATGGCAAAAAGCACCCGCAACAGAACAACCTCATCGTTGTCGGTAACAATTGCAATTCGGATCGATTGCAGGTCGTATGCGACTACGGACGTTGGGTGCAGGTGGGCAAGTTTGCGACAAACACCAGCGAGGACGACATTATCGAGCATCTGGCCGAGGAACTGAAAATCAACAAGAATCTGGTCAAATGCACCAAATTGGTCAAAAACGATGCCAACTTATCGCAGTTATCCTACTGCAAATTTAAGATTTCCATACCCGACTATCGTTTCAATGAGCTGTTCAACGAGGCGATTTGGCCAAGTGGTGTTATGGTTAGCCCCTTCACTCCACGCTCTCAGTTGAATCAGAATCGCATATAA
- the LOC117787002 gene encoding ATP-binding cassette sub-family B member 7, mitochondrial, with protein MAGLLHISKLCSNKNTLTYTYHIKCYKQIRTQLHARVLYRTLARSDDYDSQNETSKVKKITPFTPTPGNKLLGGIFAKKAKGSSGNDGVTPLGKLDAPEVTSKDMMRAMMAYIWPKEDPLVRKRVGISLGLLAGSKLLTVCVPFLFKGAVDTMTTLNMDTAPDAVLSAATAMLLGYGIARASAAGFNELRNAVFAKVAHHSIRKIATNVFLHLHNLDLAFHLNKQTGALSKTIDRGSRGINFVLSAMVFNIVPTIFELALVSSLLGFKCGLAFAGVSMGCVGVYALYTLSVTQWRTRFRVYMNQAENEAGNKAVDSLINYETVKYFNNEKYEAGCYNEVLKKYETASLKTSTSLAMLNFGQNAIFSSALSIIMVLAAKEIVQGNMTVGDLVMVNGLLFQLSIPLGFLGSVYREVRQALLDMQAMFTLMNVDSRIQTAPNAQPLFVDTSNSSIEFQNVSFEYEPGKPIFKDLSFSIPAGKNVAIVGGSGSGKSSMVRLLFRFFEPNSGRILIGGQDISAVELDSLRKSIAVVPQDSVLFHNTIEHNIHYGNLTKSHEDVQNAARMADLHESIMSWPNQYRTQVGERGLKLSGGEKQRVAIARAILKNTPILVFDEATSSLDSITEHNILQALSRATSGRTSICIAHRLSTVKDADEILVLENGCVGERGTHSELLKQNGLYARLWETQTQQFDPSRLAEDKPQAESISM; from the exons ATGGCCGGGCTTTTACACATAAGTAAATTGTGCAGTAATAAGAATACACTTACATATACTTATCACATTAAATGCTACAAACAAATTAGAACACAACTGCACGCTCGTGTG CTCTATAGAACCCTTGCCAGATCCGACGATTATGACAGCCAAAATGAAACAAGCAAGGTCAAAAAGATTACTCCGTTTACGCCCACACCAGGCAATAAACTGCTTGGCGGCATTTTCGCCAAAAAGGCAAAAG gcagcagcggcaacgaTGGTGTCACACCCTTGGGAAAACTGGACGCCCCCGAGGTCACGTCCAAGGACATGATGCGTGCCATGATGGCGTATATTTGGCCCAAGGAGGATCCACTTGTGCGCAAGCG GGTGGGTATATCGTTGGGTTTGCTCGCTGGATCCAAGCTGCTGACTGTCTGTGtgccatttttattcaaaGGCGCCGTGGACACAATGACGACACTCAACATGGATACAGCACCGGACGCAGTGCTGTCCGCCGCAACGGCAATGCTTCTAGGCT ATGGCATTGCCAGAGCCAGTGCTGCTGGCTTCAACGAGCTGCGCAATGCGGTGTTTGCCAAGGTGGCTCATCATTCCATACGCAAGATTGCCACCAATGTGTTTCTGCATCTGCACAATCTGGATTTGGCCTTCCATCTGAATAAGCAAACAGGCGCCTTGTCCAAGACAATCGATCGCGGCTCTCGTGGCATTAACTTTGTCCTCTCGGCCATGGTGTTCAACATTGTGCCTACGATCTTTGAGTTGGCGCTGGTCTCCAGCTTGCTAGGCTTCAAGTGCGGATTGGCCTTTGCTGGCGTTAGCATGGGCTGTGTGGGCGTCTATGCTCTCTACACGCTGAGTGTGACGCAGTGGCGCACTCGCTTCCGTGTCTACATGAATCAGGCGGAGAACGAGGCGGGAAACAAAGCTGTCGACTCGCTCATCAACTACGAGACGGTCAAGTACTTCAATAACGAGAAGTACGAGGCTGGCTGTTACAACGAGGTGCTGAAAAAGTACGAGACGGCCAGCTTAAAGACAAGTACCAGCCTGGCGATGCTTAATTTCGGACAGAATGCAATCTTCAGCAGTGCGCTTAGTATCATCATGGTGCTGGCAGCCAAGGAAATTGTTCAGGGAAACATGACTGTTGGAGATTTGGTTATGGTCAATGGATTGCTGTTTCAGCTATCCATTCCATTGGGTTTCCTTGGCAGCGTGTATCGTGAGGTGCGACAAGCTTTACTTGATATGCAGGCCATGTTTACGCTCATGAATGTGGACAGTCGCATTCAGACGGCACCCAATGCACAGCCTCTGTTCGTGGACACCAGCAACTCATCAATTGAGTTCCAGAATGTTAGCTTTGAGTATGAACCGGGCAAGCCCATTTTCAAGGACCTTTCGTTTAGCATACCTGCCGGCAAGAATGTGGCCATTGTTGGTGGTTCCGGTTCCGGCAAGTCGTCTATGGTGCGTCTGCTGTTTCGATTCTTTGAGCCAAATTCGGGACGTATTTTAATTGGCGGCCAGGACATTAGCGCCGTTGAGCTAGACAGTCTGCGCAAATCCATTGCAGTGGTGCCTCAGGACTCTGTGTTGTTCCACAACACCATCGAACATAACATACACTATGGCAACCTGACCAAATCCCACGAGGATGTCCAAAATGCTGCACGCATGGCCGATCTGCATGAATCAATCATGAGTTGGCCAAATCAATATCGTACCCAGGTGGGAGAACGTGGTCTTAAGCTGTCTGGTGGCGAAAAGCAACGCGTTGCCATTGCTCGCGCCATTCTGAAGAACACACCAATCCTAGTCTTTGACGAAGCAACCAGCAGTCTGGACTCTATCACTGAGCAT AACATTCTTCAGGCTCTTTCACGCGCTACTTCGGGTCGCACCAGCATTTGCATTGCCCACCGACTGTCCACTGTCAAGGATGCCGATGAGATTCTGGTCCTGGAGAATGGTTGTGTTGGCGAGCGTGGCACACATTCGGAGCTGCTGAAGCAAAATGGTCTCTATGCTCGCCTGTGGGAGACGCAGACTCAACAATTCGATCCCAGTCGCCTGGCAGAGGATAAACCACAAGCAGAATCGATCAGCATGTAG
- the LOC117787003 gene encoding vitamin K-dependent gamma-carboxylase yields the protein MTNSKRKPTTPKSSETSTETKSATTDNVKLTTESKEEEQKKQEKTSPESNTTAQLFKICFGHELHNFNNLNSFTCWLQRPVDGAALGVFRMLFGASMLIDIAEERGGSQLDVRYGEPQHCHFPLFSGMRALEYPFMGCIYICMWLGALGIMLGYRFRCSCLTFIMCYWYIFLLNKPAWNNHSYLFGLTGTLLLFTQAHSYCSLDSWLQPQLRQPVPYWNYFLIKFQFFILYMYAGLKKFSLEWLSGYAMSSLSQHWVFAPFRKLLDGELIDLLLIHWFTAIFDLSIAFFMTCDRTRLLVTPFMIGFHLMNSRLFAIGMFPWVCLAEVPLFFGFSWPRRIRGLDKSTTMKVKESPIQGNPGFKAQLRSCIILFYCALQLFLPYSHFITKGYNNWTNGLYGYSWDMMVHSYDTVLTSIKIVDNDNQKVHYLNPYAFTEYERWTKSADMAVQYAKCIERNIHEDMERHPQNSPLTSTNISIYFDIWCSMNQRFQQRVFDPRVDLLKAPWSPFKQTPWSLPLLTELNHMRPKLKTIANEVLAWNNYSDVIFVADFPGLTLSNFIAPALFNCTLTILEGNVRYKSSNDEESYFLTAGKSIGLESNATHYVTTIGQKPASYLYTYVNRTMQEENIQIDDDGLTKDRPILPLWKEFNQRIANYQQFLTHLANCVLYLLYDVPIPMSIRERV from the exons ATGACCAACTCGAAACGTAAGCCCACAACGCCAAAATCCTCAGAAACTTCCACAGAAACTAAATCCGCAACCACAGATAATGTAAAGCTCACGACAGAATCAAAGGAAGAGGAGCAAAAGAAACAGGAGAAGACGTCTCCAGAGAGCAACACAACTGCTCAGCTTTTTAAAATCTGCTTTGGACACGAGCTGCATAACTTTAACAACTTGAATAGTTTTACATGTTGGCTGCAACGTCCTGTAGATGGAGCTGCCCTGGGTGTATTTCGAATGCTCTTCGGGGCCAGCATGTTGATTGACATTGCCGAGGAGCGAGGAGGCAGCCAGCTGGATGTGCGCTATGGAGAACCCCAACACTGTCATTTTCCACTGTTCAGTGGGATGAGGGCTTTGGAGTATCCATTCATGGGCTGCATCTACATCTGCATGTGGCTGGGGGCTTTGGGAATAATGCTTGGCTATCGATTTCGATGCAGCTGCTTGACCTTTATCATGTGCTATTGGTATATATTTCTGCTGAACAAGCCGGCGTGGAATAATCACAGCTATCTCTTTGGTCTGACGGGCACACTTTTGCTGTTCACTCAGGCTCACAGTTACTG TTCCCTGGACAGTTGGCTTCAACCACAGCTAAGGCAACCGGTGCCTTATTGGAATTACTTTCTCATTAAATTCCAGTTCTTTATACTCTACATGTACGCGGGATTGAAGAAGTTTTCGCTGGAATGGCTGTCGGGTTATGCCATGTCCAGTCTTAGCCAACATTGGGTATTCGCACCATTCCGTAAGCTGCTGGATGGGGAGCTCATTGATCTGTTGCTTATCCATTGGTTTACGGCCATCTTTGATCTTTCCATTGCCTTCTTTATGACCTGCGATAGAACTCGTCTCCTTGTTACCCCATTCATGATTGGTTTTCATTTGATGAACTCGCGATTGTTTGCTATAG GCATGTTCCCTTGGGTCTGTCTGGCGGAGGTGCCGCTCTTCTTTGGCTTTAGCTGGCCACGAAGGATACGTGGCCTGGACAagtcaacaacaatgaaagTCAAAGAGTCTCCAATTCAAGGCAATCCTGGATTTAAGGCCCAACTACGTAGCTGCATCATCCTCTTTTACTGCGCCCTACAATTATTCCTGCCCTATTCCCACTTCATCACAAAGGGTTACAACAACTGGACCAATGGACTTTATGGTTATTCCTGGGATATGATGGTGCATTCCTACGATACAGTGCTGACGTCCATTAAGATTGTAGACAATGACAATCAGAAGGTGCATTACCTAAATCCCTATGCATTCACTGAATACGAGCGCTGGACAAAGTCCGCCGACATGGCAGTGCAGTATGCCAAGTGCATAGAACGAAATATACATGAGGACATGGAAAGGCATCCACAAAACAGTCCATTGACCAGTACCAATATTTCCATTTACTTTGACATTTGGTGTTCCATGAACCAACGCTTTCAACAGCGCGTTTTTGATCCTCGCGTGGATCTGCTGAAGGCTCCTTGGTCGCCCTTTAAACAAACTCCCTGGTCATTGCCGCTACTCACGGAGCTAAATCATATGCGTccgaaattaaaaacaattgccAACGAGGTGCTGGCCTGGAATAACTACTCGGATGTCATATTTGTGGCTGATTTTCCTGGCCTAACGCTGAGCAACTTCATCGCTCCGGCTTTGTTCAACTGCACGCTGACCATACTCGAGGGTAATGTGCGCTACAAGAGTTCCAATGATGAGGAGTCATACTTTCTGACAGCTGGCAAGAGCATTGGCCTGGAGAGCAATGCCACACACTATGTGACCACTATTGGTCAAAAGCCAGCCTCCTATCTGTACACCTATGTGAACAGAACAATGCAGGAGGAGAATATACAGATTGATGATGATGGACTGACCAAGGATCGTCCAATTTTGCCACTCTGGAAGGAATTCAATCAACGTATTGCTAACTACCAACAGTTCCTTACGCATTTGGCCAATTGTGTGCTGTATTTGCTGTACGATGTCCCCATCCCAATGTCCATACGAGAGAGAGTTTAA
- the LOC117787004 gene encoding SET domain-containing protein 4 encodes MGRTQRLRRRRASETTTTQTHNNELESLHVLYGYLHAMGWRNDTQLSALTFPQTGRGLCSKSQRFQAGDELIRLPANCLISIASLESDEHFKALFNQDLFDKDARISFQALVACYLMHQQHLHETTHSSSYAAYLNTLPRTYTTPYFCALSELQCLPESLLERTVSQNRQIRDYYQILKSLVGTQRCQCCGQQLCQDIWALADYKRAYFAVNSRSVYLNARQLKPTRCHFQQLLSGDTNLALAPFLDLFNHSDSVQTTAELQLVSKEKGHDYVLTLNALPKAELRPYDQLFISYGALPNLKLLTDYGFYLERNAHDFFEISLLDIEQLIVHNKALAAQSYHRNIFKFIREHNLFDQMFVHIDDGCSHNLRVVLHLIFKQQAYFPNVLNQIAFGDVAQFDDVQPELSYLVAHKITDYRGFVKALDQLPQLTESGTVTRSYLLECIRYLNAFESVHCASSK; translated from the coding sequence ATGGGACGCACTCAACGCCTGCGACGACGTCGCGCgtcagaaacaacaacaactcagaCTCACAACAACGAGTTGGAATCACTGCACGTGCTTTATGGGTATTTACACGCTATGGGCTGGCGCAATGACACTCAGCTGTCGGCGTTGACTTTCCCACAAACTGGACGTGGACTGTGCTCAAAGAGTCAACGATTCCAGGCTGGTGATGAGTTGATACGTCTGCCTGCCAATTGCCTTATAAGCATAGCTTCATTGGAGTCGGATGAGCACTTCAAGGCACTTTTTAACCAAGACTTGTTTGACAAGGATGCACGTATTTCGTTTCAAGCTCTCGTTGCCTGCTATTTAATGCACCAACAACATTTGCACGAAACTACACACAGTTCATCATATGCTGCCTATCTGAATACTCTGCCTCGCACCTACACGACACCTTATTTCTGTGCCTTGTCGGAGCTGCAGTGTCTGCCCGAGTCATTGCTGGAGCGCACAGTGTCACAAAATCGCCAGATACGCGATTACTACCAGATTCTTAAATCTCTTGTGGGCACTCAGCGGTGTCAGTGCTGTGGTCAGCAGCTGTGTCAGGACATTTGGGCATTGGCGGACTATAAGCGTGCCTATTTTGCCGTCAACTCTCGAAGTGTTTACCTCAATGCACGTCAGCTGAAGCCAACCCGCTGTCATTTTCAGCAGCTGCTTAGTGGCGATACAAATCTGGCATTGGCACCATTTTTGGATCTTTTTAATCACTCGGACAGCGTACAAACAACAGCAGAGTTGCAGTTAGTGTCCAAAGAAAAGGGACACGATTATGTACTTACGCTCAACGCCTTACCGAAAGCTGAGTTGAGACCGTATGATCAACTGTTTATCAGTTACGGCGCTctaccaaatttaaaattgctaacAGATTATGGCTTTTATTTGGAGCGCAATGCACACGATTTCTTTGAAATCTCTCTGCTGGACATTGAGCAGCTTATCGTTCATAATAAAGCACTTGCTGCACAGAGCTATCATCGGAACATCTTCAAGTTCATTAGGGAGCACAATCTGTTTGATCAAATGTTTGTTCACATCGACGACGGCTGCTCTCACAATCTTCGCGTGGTGCTGCACTTGATCTTTAAGCAGCAGGCTTACTTTCCCAATGTGCTCAATCAAATTGCCTTTGGTGATGTTGCCCAGTTCGATGATGTGCAGCCAGAGCTATCCTATTTGGTGGCACACAAAATTACCGATTATCGAGGCTTTGTTAAGGCATTGGATCAGTTACCTCAACTCACAGAAAGTGGAACTGTAACGCGTTCTTATCTGCTGGAGTGCATAAGATACCTTAATGCATTTGAATCAGTTCATTGTGCTTcttcaaaatga